In the genome of Dehalococcoidia bacterium, the window CAACGGCGGGGACAGCAACTATGCCGATGGATATTCCCAGTTCGTCAACGACTCTTGGGAGGTTGCTCATCGGCTGGACTGACAGGTCGCCAACCGATGCGCCAACCTGAACGTCTGAGCTGTCAAATGCGGCGACAATAGTGAACCCCTCGGGAGCAAAGCCAGTGTAGTTTATGATGGCTCGCCCCAGGCGTCCGACGCCTATTAGACAGGCGCGCCACTCTCCGTTCAGTCCTAGGATATCCCTCAGCTCTTCGAGCAGGAATTCGATGCTGTAGCCGCGTCCCTGCTTGCCGAACCTGCCGAAGTAGCTCAGGTCTTTGCGAATCTGGGCCGGCGTCATCTGCAGCCGTTCGCCAAGCTGCTGTGAACTCACCACTGACGTTCCCTCTCGCTGCAGCTGTGTGAGCGCTCTGACGTACAGCGGAAGGCGAAGGACAACTACTTCAGGAACTTCTACTTGCTGCATTTGACATACCGACTCCGACCCGAGAACGACGTTTGGATTGGAAAGACCCCACACGTCAGGCTGATGGGGCTCAAAGACAGTATATATTTTAGCCGGGCAATTGTGAACTACGTAACAGACGCCTATTGAACGTGTGAAAGGACGACAGCCGCTGCCTCGAGTCCATGTGATGTAGAGGGGTGAGGCAGGAAGTGTTGGAGGGTCCTCAGCCTGGGGGTACGGTAGTCGTGGAAAGCATGTATGGCCCCGTTAGTCACGTCTGTTCTCTGGATGGCTAGCAAGTTGCATATGCAGCAGAAAGCATGAATCAGAAGTCATAAATTACGTTTATGGCAGGTTCAGAATTCTTGACACTAAATTGGGCCGATGCTAGAATTCCGGTGCTTTTCGGGGCATCACCGGACGACTGAAATTGAAGCCTGTACACCCTCATGAGTAC includes:
- a CDS encoding redox-sensing transcriptional repressor Rex, translated to MQQVEVPEVVVLRLPLYVRALTQLQREGTSVVSSQQLGERLQMTPAQIRKDLSYFGRFGKQGRGYSIEFLLEELRDILGLNGEWRACLIGVGRLGRAIINYTGFAPEGFTIVAAFDSSDVQVGASVGDLSVQPMSNLPRVVDELGISIGIVAVPAV